One genomic region from Capra hircus breed San Clemente chromosome 18, ASM170441v1, whole genome shotgun sequence encodes:
- the RFPL4A gene encoding LOW QUALITY PROTEIN: ret finger protein-like 4A (The sequence of the model RefSeq protein was modified relative to this genomic sequence to represent the inferred CDS: inserted 1 base in 1 codon; substituted 1 base at 1 genomic stop codon), whose amino-acid sequence MAEHFFKASKCAVCLTYLDNSRYLKCGFGWCFRCLDSLQKAPGAEGLLCRNCLVVSQKTDLRSVLQLRALVCKVKXLEPQLRAVPQMNPRVRKFSVDVPMDVDTTTKHLIISEGLRTVRRGFTSSRRSRDLRETEPCSPPARAFLHRAQGEPRLHRAGVFLNVGIGSFYHVGEGSHIFTFTQVPAPEPLCPFXSASHPSRDDQSFLRIYRVSLGAGGPRRIRAKASDTDRRGAGENSRVRVAVSGRPRLLPAWRRSAAENYRTVHESLTQIA is encoded by the exons ATGGCTGAACACTTCTTTAAAGCGAGTAAATGTGCGGTCTGCCTGACGTACCTGGACAACTCCAGGTACTTGAAATGTGGCTTTGGCTGGTGCTTCCGCTGCCTGGATTCGCTGCAGAAGGCGCCCGGCGCGGAGGGCTTGCTGTGCCGCAACTGTTTGGTGGTCTCCCAGAAGACTGACCTCAGGAGCGTGCTGCAGCTCAGAGCACTAGTGTGCAAGGTCA GCCTCGAGCCCCAGCTGAGAGCCGTCCCCCAGATGAACCCAAGGGTCCGCAAGTTCT CCGTGGACGTGCCAATGGACGTTGACACGACCACCAAGCACCTCATCATTTCTGAGGGCCTGAGAACTGTCCGCCGCGGGTTTACAAGCAGCAGAAGGAGCCGAGACCTGAGAG AGACGGAGCCGTGTTCTCCGCCTGCCCGAGCCTTCCTGCACCGCGCTCAGGGTGAGCCCCGGCTGCACCGAGCGGGGGTCTTCCTGAACGTCGGGATCGGTTCCTTCTACCACGTTGGCGAGGGGTCCCATATCTTTACATTCACTCAAGTTCCCGCCCCGGAGCCGCTGTGTCCGTTTTGATCCGCATCGCATCCGAGCCGGGACGACCAGAGCTTCCTGAGGATCTACCGTGTGAGTCTGGGCGCTGGCGGTCCTCGCCGAATCCGGGCCAAAGCGAGTGACACCGACCGCCGAGGCGCCGGAGAGAACTCTCGTGTGCGCGTGGCTGTGTCGGGACGTCCCCGTTTGCTGCCCGCGTGGCGCAGAAGCGCAGCAGAGAACTACAGAACAGTTCATGAATCACTAACACAAATTGCATGA